The following are from one region of the Salicibibacter kimchii genome:
- the ggt gene encoding gamma-glutamyltransferase yields the protein MQKLKQVGVTSIGILLMFTPLQVLADDHSEQKPTAVGDGGAVATEHPKASKAATTILENDGNAVDSAVAAAATQGVTRPFSGGIGGGGFMQVYLEEEDEFVVIDHVIETSENFGPTSFINPETSDYYPAEVRQTSGMATGIPGVIKGWEEALEEYGTMSFSEVLEPAIQVAEEGFAANENFIREIEDNLEKFGLFESTKEVYLDEDGNVPEPGTIMENPDLADTYRLIGEHGSDAFYEGEIAEAIIDTIHNPPVVDDPEHEILAGNMSMDDLSNYEVLPRDPVHVNYRGYDVYSSAPSSSGVTIGQTLNILEGFDLDNSDRTEGMHYFIEASRYAFADRDEYLGDSRHTEIPVNGMLSKEYAEERQQNISDDSATLGQVEPGDPWAYNDLQTFAEEDEDLVEADPSSETIHLSVSDRDGNVVSYTSTINLMGGNGMVVPGYGFLLNNGFNSRTATDSPDHPNYPRPGLRMITTMSPTIIMDDNDPVLAVGSPGGGRIITTNLQVIVNHLDFDMSLPEAIEDQRLSQRNLSHGETQYEGIYEEEYGTLFDELEEMGHGFYPDDAVQGISAVAGLEFMSDGEVRAAAEPERRGGGSAMALDVEDIEDPDPTTVSSIIALVEHFEKEGAFANEEASHSLITHLNAVSHYENQEDAEKVVEHMEGGCKDLLNHQHDNDLISDEAYETLIDLTDDLIEKWQ from the coding sequence ATGCAAAAGTTAAAACAGGTAGGCGTCACATCGATTGGAATATTATTAATGTTCACACCATTACAAGTGTTGGCGGATGATCACTCTGAGCAGAAACCGACAGCTGTTGGCGATGGGGGCGCGGTTGCTACGGAACATCCCAAAGCCTCTAAAGCTGCAACAACTATTTTGGAAAATGACGGTAATGCTGTCGATTCGGCAGTGGCCGCTGCAGCGACGCAAGGTGTTACTCGTCCCTTTTCCGGAGGAATTGGCGGAGGAGGGTTCATGCAAGTTTACCTTGAAGAAGAAGACGAATTTGTGGTCATAGACCACGTGATCGAAACGTCTGAAAACTTCGGTCCGACTTCTTTTATCAATCCGGAAACTTCGGATTATTATCCTGCAGAGGTGAGACAAACGAGTGGTATGGCAACTGGGATCCCCGGGGTTATAAAAGGTTGGGAAGAGGCTTTAGAAGAGTATGGAACGATGTCGTTTAGTGAAGTCTTGGAACCAGCCATTCAAGTAGCGGAAGAAGGATTTGCCGCTAATGAAAATTTTATTCGTGAAATAGAAGATAATCTAGAGAAATTTGGATTATTTGAATCTACAAAAGAGGTATACCTCGACGAAGACGGGAATGTCCCCGAACCGGGAACAATTATGGAAAACCCCGATTTGGCAGATACGTATCGATTAATTGGAGAGCATGGAAGTGATGCTTTCTATGAAGGCGAGATTGCCGAAGCCATCATTGATACCATTCACAACCCCCCGGTTGTTGATGACCCTGAGCACGAAATTCTCGCGGGGAATATGTCGATGGATGATTTAAGCAATTACGAAGTGTTGCCTCGTGACCCAGTACACGTCAATTATCGAGGATACGATGTTTATAGTTCAGCGCCATCTTCTAGTGGCGTTACAATTGGTCAAACCTTAAATATTCTGGAAGGGTTTGATCTGGATAATAGTGATCGTACAGAAGGGATGCATTATTTTATAGAAGCATCCAGATATGCATTTGCCGATAGAGATGAGTACCTAGGAGATTCCCGTCATACGGAGATTCCCGTTAATGGCATGCTTTCAAAAGAGTATGCAGAGGAACGACAGCAAAATATTTCAGATGATAGCGCTACCTTAGGTCAAGTGGAACCGGGTGATCCATGGGCTTACAATGATCTGCAGACTTTTGCGGAGGAGGATGAGGATTTAGTGGAAGCGGATCCATCCTCGGAGACCATTCATTTGTCTGTTAGTGATCGTGACGGGAATGTCGTCAGTTATACTTCCACGATCAATTTGATGGGTGGAAACGGTATGGTGGTTCCCGGCTATGGATTTCTTTTGAATAATGGCTTTAACTCGAGAACAGCTACCGATAGTCCGGATCATCCCAATTATCCGAGGCCGGGGCTTCGAATGATTACGACGATGTCCCCAACTATCATCATGGATGATAATGACCCAGTGCTTGCAGTTGGTTCTCCCGGTGGTGGTAGGATCATTACAACCAATTTGCAAGTGATCGTTAACCACCTTGACTTCGATATGAGTCTGCCTGAAGCGATTGAAGATCAAAGATTGTCTCAAAGGAACTTGTCTCATGGTGAAACGCAATATGAAGGCATTTACGAAGAAGAATATGGAACACTTTTCGATGAACTGGAGGAAATGGGACATGGGTTTTATCCGGACGATGCTGTTCAAGGTATCAGTGCGGTGGCAGGGTTGGAATTTATGTCAGATGGTGAAGTGCGTGCAGCTGCCGAACCGGAAAGAAGAGGCGGCGGAAGTGCCATGGCCCTTGATGTTGAAGACATAGAGGACCCTGACCCAACAACCGTATCTTCGATCATTGCTCTTGTTGAGCATTTTGAGAAAGAGGGAGCATTCGCCAATGAGGAAGCGTCTCATTCCTTAATCACTCATCTAAATGCAGTCAGCCACTATGAAAATCAAGAAGATGCCGAGAAAGTCGTCGAACATATGGAAGGTGGATGTAAGGATCTGCTTAATCATCAGCACGACAATGATTTAATTTCTGATGAAGCGTATGAAACGCTTATTGACCTGACTGATGATTTAATTGAGAAATGGCAATAG
- a CDS encoding M14 family zinc carboxypeptidase, whose translation MKYRKTMPMALLFAVLLIGSPMAGMAGEDNENVEESPTTGFEDSDGEEWTSHEDELAFLEEVAEQSERMTYSEIGTSVEDRPLHLVQVGDPAPPADEEDIAEDRNMLVIGSQHGNEPAGREMALQMLRDLAFTDDEELEGQLNDATIMFIPTANPDGREDNTRTNAQDIDINRDHLNLITPEIQTVAEVLEQYNPDITVDAHERPSATGDPDMEMLWPRNLNVDEDLRDLNQEMVEEYLFPDVEDAGFSTGLYGTPGGAGGGDERISRNVLGLRHGLGLLTETAGEQDPQYRVDAQVETVESVLNFYNERMDDIATEVDEAPDRRATDGEEQSEPFYLDGADNWESTEMLDPHPCGYLLHSSQVDEISDLVERFSLETENVSEDGVFVTMAQPMMTVVPFLLDERATYNEVNGLALDDCTDPGSVEPPEPLEPAQYETDFSEYEVGDPPTDWSSLWRNSRWTVLDEPSRLEHHVSSGGQRTMLAWDEVDDVHGDVEVSGLVRAIDSGDTLFQLHLHGSEKEDAENSYYIDLRSDDQVRINRNLDGTFSTLETADVPFTVEDYAWYQVVLQREDETLRGKVWPYGEEKPDEWQVTVEDPAHNQGQVGMGHLNTNVINEWAFIGVGTGDESAPIAADDLLPDVDTTVLQDRVDDIRAEELNEDDFTESSWQDLQHALAQADEVLGDPDVTQNEVNQILGDLNEAYKGLQTLPASYETDFSEGQVGGPPAGWSSLWQGSAWTLLDEPSRLEHVVVGDGRRAITWNEVDKVHGDVEVSGLVRATESGDTLFQLHLHGSEEGDVENSYYIDLRSDDEIRINRNLDGTFSVLETADVPFTVEEDTWYEVALQREDDNLRAKAWPHGEEEPEDWQVTVDDSSHSYGGAGLGHVTTGMVNEWAFFSVGTGDEEAPRAPGDLLDPEVDETELQNRVNKIYEEDLNEEDYTDESWQDLQDALAHAEDVLDDPGASQDEVDGALDDLNHARDGLEAITPISAADIEAVVEDLASDGEIADDEAMRALTVHLTSVHHYEDQGEAEKVVQHMEGFHDLLDQQQENALISERAFDILSAQADELVQEWQ comes from the coding sequence ATGAAATATAGGAAGACAATGCCGATGGCCTTGCTTTTCGCGGTATTACTTATAGGAAGTCCAATGGCAGGAATGGCGGGGGAAGATAATGAAAATGTTGAGGAATCTCCGACGACCGGATTCGAAGACAGCGACGGTGAAGAATGGACGAGCCATGAAGATGAATTGGCGTTTCTTGAAGAAGTGGCGGAGCAATCGGAGCGCATGACGTATTCCGAGATCGGAACGTCCGTAGAAGATCGGCCCCTGCACTTAGTGCAAGTGGGCGATCCGGCACCGCCAGCGGATGAAGAAGACATTGCCGAAGATCGCAACATGCTTGTTATCGGTTCTCAACACGGGAATGAGCCGGCCGGTCGGGAAATGGCGTTGCAAATGCTTCGGGATTTGGCGTTTACCGATGATGAAGAATTGGAAGGGCAGTTGAATGATGCAACGATCATGTTTATCCCAACGGCCAACCCGGATGGCAGAGAGGATAATACACGTACTAACGCCCAGGATATTGACATTAATCGTGATCATTTGAATCTAATTACTCCTGAAATTCAGACAGTAGCGGAAGTGCTGGAGCAATACAACCCGGATATTACTGTTGATGCTCACGAAAGACCCTCGGCCACAGGAGATCCAGACATGGAAATGTTGTGGCCGCGCAATTTGAACGTGGACGAAGATCTCCGTGACTTAAACCAGGAGATGGTGGAAGAATACTTGTTTCCTGATGTGGAAGATGCAGGTTTCTCCACTGGTTTGTACGGCACGCCGGGTGGAGCCGGTGGTGGCGATGAGCGAATTTCGCGAAACGTTTTAGGTCTTCGTCATGGATTGGGTTTGCTGACTGAAACCGCCGGGGAGCAAGATCCACAATACCGGGTTGATGCCCAGGTAGAAACGGTGGAGTCCGTGTTGAATTTCTACAACGAGCGAATGGATGATATTGCCACTGAAGTAGATGAAGCCCCGGACCGCAGAGCTACCGATGGCGAAGAGCAATCCGAACCGTTCTATCTCGATGGGGCAGATAATTGGGAATCGACCGAAATGTTAGACCCTCATCCATGTGGCTATTTACTCCACTCATCACAGGTGGACGAGATAAGTGATCTTGTTGAAAGGTTCTCGTTGGAGACTGAAAATGTGAGCGAAGATGGTGTGTTTGTCACCATGGCTCAGCCAATGATGACCGTTGTGCCGTTTTTGCTGGATGAGCGGGCAACTTACAACGAAGTGAACGGATTAGCGCTGGACGATTGTACGGATCCGGGTTCGGTAGAACCACCGGAACCGCTGGAACCAGCGCAGTATGAGACTGATTTTTCCGAGTACGAAGTTGGTGACCCTCCGACTGATTGGTCCTCGTTATGGCGGAATAGTCGTTGGACGGTACTGGATGAGCCGAGTCGTCTAGAGCATCATGTGTCTTCCGGTGGTCAACGGACGATGTTGGCCTGGGACGAGGTTGATGATGTTCATGGAGATGTGGAAGTGTCCGGCTTGGTGCGTGCGATTGATTCCGGTGATACATTATTCCAGCTCCATCTCCATGGCTCTGAGAAGGAAGATGCAGAAAACAGCTACTATATTGACTTGCGTAGCGATGATCAGGTACGAATCAACCGTAATTTGGACGGTACTTTTTCTACGCTAGAGACGGCTGATGTGCCTTTTACAGTAGAAGATTATGCTTGGTACCAAGTTGTCTTACAACGGGAGGATGAAACACTAAGAGGAAAAGTATGGCCCTATGGTGAGGAAAAACCTGATGAATGGCAGGTGACTGTGGAAGATCCCGCTCACAATCAGGGGCAGGTTGGTATGGGTCACCTTAACACAAACGTGATCAATGAATGGGCTTTTATCGGGGTTGGCACCGGTGATGAGTCTGCACCCATAGCAGCAGACGATCTTCTCCCTGATGTAGATACAACAGTCTTACAGGATCGCGTTGATGATATTCGTGCAGAAGAACTGAATGAGGATGATTTTACGGAATCAAGCTGGCAAGACCTGCAGCATGCCTTAGCACAAGCTGATGAGGTGTTGGGTGATCCAGACGTAACCCAGAATGAAGTTAATCAGATATTGGGAGACTTGAACGAAGCTTACAAAGGACTACAAACCCTCCCGGCATCATATGAGACCGACTTCTCCGAAGGACAAGTTGGCGGTCCTCCGGCTGGATGGTCATCGTTGTGGCAGGGGAGTGCCTGGACATTGCTCGATGAACCCAGCAGATTAGAGCATGTCGTTGTCGGTGACGGGCGTAGGGCAATTACATGGAATGAAGTTGATAAAGTACATGGTGATGTAGAAGTGTCTGGGTTGGTGCGCGCGACTGAATCCGGTGATACATTATTCCAGCTTCATCTCCATGGATCTGAGGAAGGAGATGTAGAAAACAGTTACTACATCGATTTGCGTAGCGATGATGAGATACGGATCAATCGTAATTTGGATGGTACTTTCTCGGTTCTGGAGACAGCTGATGTCCCATTCACAGTGGAAGAAGATACTTGGTATGAAGTTGCGCTGCAACGGGAGGATGATAATCTTCGGGCGAAAGCATGGCCTCATGGTGAAGAGGAACCCGAAGATTGGCAAGTCACAGTTGATGACAGTTCCCACAGTTATGGTGGTGCCGGTCTCGGTCATGTGACAACTGGCATGGTTAACGAATGGGCATTTTTCAGTGTTGGTACCGGCGATGAAGAGGCCCCGCGTGCGCCGGGGGACCTGCTTGATCCAGAGGTTGATGAAACGGAACTGCAAAACCGCGTAAATAAAATTTATGAAGAGGACTTGAATGAAGAGGACTACACGGATGAAAGCTGGCAGGATCTGCAAGATGCCTTGGCCCATGCCGAAGATGTGCTCGATGATCCGGGGGCATCCCAAGACGAGGTTGATGGCGCCTTAGATGATTTGAATCATGCTCGTGATGGGTTGGAGGCGATCACTCCAATAAGCGCAGCGGATATTGAAGCTGTCGTTGAGGATCTGGCCAGCGACGGCGAAATTGCCGATGATGAAGCCATGCGCGCTTTAACCGTGCATTTAACCTCTGTCCATCATTATGAAGATCAAGGTGAAGCGGAAAAAGTTGTTCAACATATGGAAGGATTCCATGATTTACTTGACCAACAACAAGAGAATGCACTCATCTCTGAAAGAGCCTTCGATATTCTCAGCGCCCAAGCGGATGAATTGGTTCAAGAATGGCAATAA
- a CDS encoding M28 family peptidase → MKSVYRKSTSIPLFFSLLLIVSPMGGVSAQEEENEEPPTTGFEDSDGEEWTSHEDELAFLEEVAEQSDRMTYSEIGTSVEDRPLHLVRVGDPAPPADEDIAEDRNMLVIGSQHGNEPAGREMALQMLRDLAFTDAQELEEQLNDATIMFIPTANPDGREADTRANANDVDINRDHLSLEEPEGQIIGDVLDEFSPDITIDAHERPTATGDPDMEMLWPRNLNVDENLRDLNQEMVEEYLFPDVEDAGFSTGLYGTPGGAGGGDERISRNVLGLRHGLGLLTETAGDQDPQYRVDAQVETVESVLNFYSERMDAIATEVDEAPDRKAAAGEEQSEPFYLNGADNWEPTEMLDPHACGYLLHDSQAEEIERHIDAFSLETEEIGEHGVFATMGQSMMTVIPLLMDGEATYNEVSAMPLENCEDPSVTASGLQTLVGQFEEDGEFEGDDAPHSLDIHLEAVNHYENQEETEKVVEHMGGFHDLLDHQLDNELISEEAFEILSTFADDLIANYETTFDATSAMDHVEHLSVDIGPRVAGSDEEVEAADYIYDEFESLGYETSTHEFEIQDGDESQNVIAVKEAEDVEDPEIVYLTAHYDTVPDSPGANDNASGTGSLLEQARVMQDMPTDKEIRFVAFGAEEIGLVGAFEYVDQLSEEEIERSEAAFNMDMVGTTWEPATQLYVNVVDGQPNTVWEQAEAAADRLNLDDPFLFERGASDHEAFYEAGVDAANFIWREPGTHELEPWYHTPEDTIDRVDPDKVQHVGDLINKAVSGLVIE, encoded by the coding sequence ATGAAGAGCGTATATCGTAAATCGACATCGATCCCCTTATTTTTCTCACTGTTGCTTATTGTAAGCCCAATGGGAGGCGTTTCGGCGCAAGAAGAAGAGAACGAGGAACCTCCGACGACCGGATTCGAAGACAGCGACGGTGAAGAATGGACGAGCCATGAAGATGAATTGGCGTTTCTGGAAGAAGTGGCAGAGCAATCGGACCGCATGACGTATTCCGAGATCGGAACGTCCGTGGAAGATCGGCCTCTGCACTTAGTACGAGTGGGAGATCCAGCACCGCCAGCGGATGAAGACATTGCCGAAGATCGCAACATGCTGGTTATCGGTTCTCAACACGGGAATGAGCCGGCCGGTCGGGAAATGGCGTTGCAGATGCTCCGGGATTTGGCGTTTACCGATGCTCAAGAATTGGAAGAGCAGTTGAATGATGCAACGATCATGTTTATCCCGACGGCAAACCCGGATGGCAGAGAGGCTGATACACGTGCCAACGCAAATGATGTGGATATCAATCGTGATCACCTCAGCCTTGAAGAACCTGAGGGACAAATCATCGGAGACGTTTTAGATGAGTTTTCTCCCGATATCACGATCGATGCCCATGAAAGACCTACGGCCACCGGTGACCCTGATATGGAAATGTTGTGGCCGCGCAATTTGAACGTGGACGAGAATCTCCGTGACTTAAACCAGGAGATGGTGGAAGAATACTTGTTTCCTGATGTGGAAGATGCAGGTTTCTCCACTGGTTTGTACGGTACCCCGGGTGGAGCCGGCGGAGGCGATGAGCGGATTTCACGAAACGTTTTAGGTCTTCGGCATGGATTGGGTTTGCTGACTGAAACCGCCGGGGATCAAGATCCACAATATCGGGTTGATGCCCAGGTGGAAACGGTGGAATCCGTGTTGAATTTCTACAGCGAGCGGATGGATGCCATCGCCACTGAAGTAGACGAAGCCCCTGATCGCAAAGCGGCCGCGGGTGAAGAACAATCCGAGCCGTTCTATCTGAATGGGGCGGACAACTGGGAGCCGACCGAAATGTTAGATCCGCACGCATGTGGCTATTTGCTTCATGATTCACAGGCTGAAGAAATTGAGCGGCATATCGACGCCTTTTCACTGGAAACGGAAGAGATAGGTGAACACGGGGTTTTTGCTACCATGGGTCAGTCGATGATGACTGTTATCCCCTTGTTGATGGATGGCGAAGCGACTTACAACGAAGTGAGCGCCATGCCGTTGGAAAATTGTGAAGACCCGAGCGTCACGGCTTCCGGCTTACAAACGCTCGTAGGACAGTTTGAGGAAGATGGCGAGTTCGAAGGCGATGATGCGCCTCATTCATTGGATATCCATTTAGAAGCCGTAAACCATTATGAAAACCAGGAAGAAACGGAAAAAGTCGTTGAACATATGGGCGGTTTTCATGATCTTTTGGATCATCAGTTGGACAACGAATTGATTTCTGAAGAGGCTTTTGAAATTCTGAGCACGTTTGCTGATGATCTGATCGCAAACTATGAAACAACGTTTGATGCTACCAGCGCCATGGACCATGTCGAGCATTTAAGTGTGGACATCGGCCCACGGGTGGCCGGCAGTGACGAAGAGGTAGAGGCTGCCGATTATATCTACGATGAATTTGAAAGTCTCGGCTATGAAACGTCTACCCATGAATTTGAGATTCAGGACGGTGACGAGTCACAAAATGTGATCGCGGTGAAAGAAGCGGAAGACGTGGAAGATCCGGAGATCGTTTACCTCACCGCGCACTATGATACTGTTCCCGATTCACCGGGAGCAAATGATAACGCTTCCGGGACGGGGAGCTTGCTGGAACAAGCCCGCGTGATGCAAGATATGCCAACGGATAAAGAGATTCGTTTTGTCGCTTTCGGTGCTGAAGAGATTGGTTTGGTTGGTGCGTTTGAATATGTCGACCAGTTGTCCGAGGAAGAGATTGAGCGCAGTGAAGCTGCTTTTAACATGGATATGGTCGGAACAACCTGGGAACCGGCCACGCAACTATACGTAAATGTTGTAGACGGACAACCGAACACAGTTTGGGAGCAGGCAGAAGCAGCTGCTGATCGATTAAACCTTGATGATCCTTTTCTTTTTGAAAGAGGAGCTTCCGATCATGAAGCTTTTTATGAGGCAGGGGTCGATGCCGCCAACTTTATCTGGAGAGAACCCGGAACGCATGAGTTAGAACCTTGGTACCACACGCCGGAAGATACCATAGATCGTGTGGATCCGGATAAGGTTCAACATGTCGGTGACCTGATTAATAAAGCGGTCTCTGGACTAGTGATCGAATAA